From one Lycium ferocissimum isolate CSIRO_LF1 chromosome 5, AGI_CSIRO_Lferr_CH_V1, whole genome shotgun sequence genomic stretch:
- the LOC132057991 gene encoding uncharacterized protein LOC132057991, which yields MKRKSSTVIPFDLSKLLNKDGSLFRVLLSATLQFDPQDIPDLANDISDKLFTKFQDSQALLPAPRPTYVIAIRISQTRFANFDANVDLDAFPKLRTLPPPIPFYRRFEIQKVFTEPNVSAADYMNDPNDTYTDNVVEYLNMLREYTGEGGVFPTKPPIATDIARGFVEVKPCQSSWCASPAIRLEDLMDDTCPVCQDEFRNENEVIATYCAHAFHTRCLLPWLSKKNSCPTCRAVYPLHYSPSLDRQCRKRNHNMLEAEG from the coding sequence ATGAAGAGGAAGAGCTCTACTGTTATCCCGTTTGATCTTTCGAAGCTACTGAACAAAGACGGATCATTATTTCGCGTGCTTTTATCTGCTACTCTTCAATTTGACCCACAAGATATACCAGACTTGGCTAACGACATCTCTGACAAACTTTTCACAAAGTTTCAAGATTCTCAAGCTTTACTCCCCGCGCCACGACCGACTTACGTAATCGCCATTCGCATTTCCCAGACTCGATTTGCCAATTTTGATGCTAATGTTGATCTTGATGCTTTTCCCAAGTTAAGAACATTGCCTCCCCCTATCCCGTTTTATCGTCGGTTTGAAATACAAAAGGTTTTCACCGAACCCAATGTGAGCGCAGCTGATTACATGAATGATCCGAATGATACATACACTGATAATGTCGTCGAGTATCTCAACATGTTAAGGGAATATACGGGTGAAGGTGGAGTTTTTCCAACTAAACCACCCATTGCAACCGATATCGCCAGAGGATTTGTCGAAGTCAAGCCATGTCAAAGTTCTTGGTGTGCAAGTCCAGCTATTAGGCTCGAAGATCTGATGGATGACACTTGCCCTGTTTGTCAAGATGAGTTTAGAAATGAGAATGAAGTGATTGCAACTTATTGTGCGCACGCTTTTCATACAAGGTGTCTCCTGCCATGGCTATCCAAGAAGAACAGTTGCCCAACTTGTCGAGCTGTCTATCCTTTGCATTATTCGCCCTCTTTGGACCGTCAATGTCGAAAGCGCAATCATAACATGTTGGAGGCTGAAGGTTGA